From a region of the Tateyamaria omphalii genome:
- the flgH gene encoding flagellar basal body L-ring protein FlgH, which yields MALFALSLVAACGRGDHLGKAPSFSNPLETREHSAMVGATLPLAVEDVGATDSASLWSGQRSSLLGDRRAMQRGDIMTVVIEIDESAEISNETDRSRSGTESLQVPQLGGLPQRLDEKLPTGASSSDLVSITSNSGSSGDGSVKRKEKLTLRVAATVIDVLPNGILSISGSQELRVNFEMRELLVSGYVRPADISRQNEITYDKIAQARVSYGGRGQITDVQQPRIGQQVLDAILPF from the coding sequence ATGGCGCTTTTTGCGCTCAGTCTAGTGGCTGCTTGTGGTCGCGGAGATCACTTGGGCAAGGCACCAAGTTTTTCTAACCCGCTTGAGACGCGAGAGCATTCGGCCATGGTTGGTGCAACTTTACCTTTGGCTGTTGAAGATGTCGGTGCGACCGACAGTGCATCGCTCTGGAGCGGTCAAAGATCGTCCCTTTTGGGGGATCGGCGCGCGATGCAGCGCGGTGATATTATGACAGTCGTCATAGAAATTGACGAAAGTGCTGAAATCTCAAATGAAACCGATCGGTCACGGAGTGGGACAGAGAGTTTGCAAGTCCCACAGCTTGGCGGTCTGCCGCAGCGGTTGGACGAAAAACTGCCAACCGGTGCGTCATCTTCCGATCTGGTCTCAATTACGTCCAACTCGGGATCCAGCGGAGATGGTTCAGTCAAACGGAAGGAGAAGCTGACACTGCGTGTTGCAGCGACTGTGATTGATGTTCTTCCGAATGGGATCCTCTCCATTTCGGGATCGCAGGAGTTACGCGTCAACTTTGAAATGAGAGAGCTTCTTGTTTCGGGCTACGTACGACCGGCGGATATCTCGCGGCAGAACGAGATCACGTATGACAAGATTGCCCAGGCGCGTGTCTCTTATGGTGGTCGCGGACAAATCACTGACGTACAGCAGCCTCGGATAGGTCAGCAGGTTCTTGACGCAATTTTACCGTTCTAG
- a CDS encoding flagellar basal body-associated FliL family protein, producing MKKLLPLMLLLIGTGAGVGAGIFLRPEPEPGLAADAEVSAEAEDKTEDSDDISDREYVKMNNQFVVPVVSKDAVQALVVMSLSLEVPAGQKDAIYSKEPKLRDSFLQVLFDHANVGGFDGAFTNANNLAVLRAALREVAQKDMGDQISDVLIIEIARQDY from the coding sequence GTGAAAAAGCTGCTTCCCTTGATGCTTTTGTTGATCGGTACCGGCGCTGGCGTCGGTGCTGGCATTTTTCTACGCCCAGAACCCGAGCCAGGCTTGGCTGCAGACGCGGAAGTGTCGGCCGAGGCCGAGGATAAAACCGAAGACAGTGACGACATCTCGGACCGCGAATATGTCAAAATGAACAACCAGTTTGTCGTTCCCGTTGTCAGTAAGGATGCTGTCCAGGCGCTTGTGGTGATGTCCCTGAGCCTGGAAGTGCCTGCTGGGCAGAAAGATGCCATCTATTCAAAAGAACCAAAATTGCGCGACTCATTTCTTCAGGTTCTGTTCGATCATGCCAATGTCGGCGGCTTTGACGGCGCTTTCACCAATGCAAATAACCTTGCTGTATTGCGCGCGGCGCTGCGCGAGGTTGCGCAAAAGGACATGGGAGATCAAATCTCGGATGTGCTCATCATCGAGATTGCGCGCCAAGATTATTGA
- a CDS encoding EscU/YscU/HrcU family type III secretion system export apparatus switch protein yields the protein MSGQDEDTDKSFDPTPHKLQEARKKGEVAKSADLHTASAYAGLTLALVAVGAYSLTSFGSEMQVLLDQALPLSDDLFAGGPSATMGAILRSASVAVAPVFFAPAVAVLLAVLAQRAFVVAPSKLEPKLSRISLIQNAKQKFGRGGFFEFAKSFVKLLLYSACLALFLTRRLPEMINVMHGSPGLVVTLLAELVVAFLFVVVLISVALGGIDAVWQHQEHIRKNRMSRKEIMDEAKNSEGDPHLKQERRARGQAIASQQMMSDVPTADVIVVNPTHYAVALQWSRASGTAPVCVAKGVDEVALRIREIAQENAVPIHSDPPTARTLFAVTNIGDEILPEQYAAVAAAIRFADEMRQQAKGRI from the coding sequence ATGAGCGGTCAGGATGAAGACACCGACAAGTCCTTTGATCCGACACCGCACAAGCTACAGGAAGCCCGAAAGAAAGGTGAAGTCGCAAAGTCCGCGGATCTACACACAGCCTCAGCTTATGCTGGCTTGACCTTGGCCCTCGTTGCCGTCGGGGCGTATAGCCTCACATCCTTCGGCAGCGAGATGCAGGTCCTGTTGGACCAGGCGCTGCCACTGTCGGACGACCTGTTCGCTGGCGGACCCTCTGCAACGATGGGAGCCATTTTGCGGTCGGCATCCGTCGCTGTTGCACCAGTCTTTTTTGCGCCGGCAGTCGCTGTATTGCTTGCAGTCTTGGCACAGCGCGCTTTTGTTGTCGCGCCAAGCAAGCTTGAGCCGAAGCTTTCCAGGATATCGCTGATCCAGAACGCCAAGCAGAAGTTTGGCCGGGGTGGGTTCTTCGAATTCGCCAAGAGCTTCGTCAAACTCCTGTTGTACTCTGCGTGCTTGGCACTGTTTTTGACGCGTCGTCTGCCCGAGATGATCAATGTCATGCACGGATCTCCAGGCCTGGTCGTCACGCTTTTGGCTGAGCTTGTTGTCGCGTTCCTTTTTGTCGTTGTCCTGATATCTGTCGCGCTCGGCGGGATTGACGCTGTATGGCAGCATCAAGAGCACATTCGAAAAAACCGGATGTCCCGCAAGGAAATCATGGATGAAGCCAAGAACTCCGAAGGTGATCCGCACCTAAAACAAGAAAGACGCGCACGCGGACAAGCCATAGCAAGCCAGCAAATGATGAGCGACGTGCCGACTGCAGATGTGATTGTTGTCAATCCCACACACTATGCCGTTGCACTGCAATGGTCGCGTGCCAGCGGGACAGCACCTGTTTGTGTCGCAAAAGGCGTGGACGAAGTTGCGTTGCGCATCCGGGAAATTGCCCAAGAAAACGCCGTCCCGATCCATAGCGATCCACCGACCGCACGCACACTGTTTGCTGTGACCAATATCGGTGACGAAATCCTGCCAGAGCAATATGCCGCGGTCGCAGCGGCCATCCGTTTCGCCGACGAGATGCGTCAACAGGCCAAGGGGCGTATCTGA
- a CDS encoding flagellar biosynthetic protein FliR, which translates to MNAAAELLGIVQTQLWLGFVVFLRVGATVSLLPGFGEQSVPMRIKLIVALAFTLIVAPAIGADLPAFSIDTLSILVFTETLAGLLIGLGIRLFVLALQTAGAIAAQSTSLSQILGGAAIEPLPAMGYVLTVGAIALAVMAGLHVKAAQLLIHSYVLLPTGVFALGRDVADWGLGQVAYAFELAFLLSAPFLLMSVLYNLALGVINKAMPQLMVAFVGAPVITLGGLFLLFLAAPVMLSVWLSALDQFMAAPFEAPR; encoded by the coding sequence ATGAATGCAGCTGCCGAATTGCTTGGTATCGTGCAAACCCAACTGTGGTTGGGTTTCGTCGTGTTCTTGCGTGTTGGGGCGACGGTCTCACTGCTTCCGGGCTTCGGAGAACAGTCCGTACCCATGCGGATCAAGCTGATTGTCGCGTTGGCGTTTACTCTGATCGTCGCTCCAGCCATCGGGGCAGACCTGCCTGCCTTTTCGATCGATACACTCAGTATTCTCGTATTTACGGAAACGCTGGCTGGCCTGTTGATTGGCCTTGGAATTCGCTTGTTTGTACTGGCCTTGCAAACCGCAGGGGCCATTGCCGCTCAATCCACTTCCTTGTCACAGATTCTGGGCGGCGCAGCCATCGAGCCGCTGCCAGCCATGGGTTATGTACTCACGGTGGGTGCGATCGCTCTTGCCGTCATGGCGGGACTGCATGTCAAGGCAGCCCAGTTGCTGATCCACTCTTACGTATTGTTGCCCACCGGAGTGTTTGCGTTGGGGCGTGACGTTGCGGATTGGGGCTTGGGTCAGGTCGCCTATGCATTTGAACTCGCATTTCTCTTGTCGGCACCGTTCTTGCTGATGTCGGTTCTGTACAATCTGGCACTTGGCGTCATCAACAAAGCGATGCCGCAATTGATGGTGGCCTTCGTCGGGGCCCCTGTCATCACACTGGGTGGCCTGTTTCTTTTGTTTTTGGCAGCACCGGTGATGTTGTCCGTTTGGTTGTCCGCGCTCGACCAGTTTATGGCCGCTCCGTTTGAGGCGCCAAGATGA
- the flhA gene encoding flagellar biosynthesis protein FlhA: MTLSRSAIFSPTVLLAIALMGIIVMMILPMPAWVLDIGLAASFALAILIFTITLFIERPLDFSSFPTILLASLMLRLSLNVSSTKLIIGQGHTGTGAAGDVIEGFAQFVMGGSVFLGLVVFCVLLIVNFMVITKGATRMAEVGARFALDGMPGKQLAIDSDMSAGAIDHNEAKARRELEQAETTFFGSLDGASKFVKGDAVAGLLITLLNLVAGLVMGVAIHGMALGNAFETYAILTVGDGLVSQIPAVIISIASALLLARGGAKGATDLAVFGQLGRHPAALVTVAVLMALLGLFPGLPLLPFMAGAIGLGTAAYMVRKKNSDSTTAEIDLDEVTEATPEKSLGDILELDDIHVEFAPDLVTMVLDPGTGLDARIANMRVHVATVFGIILPEIRLTDNAGLPVGGYLLRIQGVEQARGTIRPNDILALAPDAVENLPGGEDTTEPVYGAPARWIATQDQEMAALAGVTLVTPTEILATHLLEVIKRNFSRLLTLKSLRRLLEEMKSVTDPVRAEANRKMLDALIPDKVPMDVLHAVLRLLLEEQVSIRNLPLILEAVSEARAVNAQPEAICEHVRQRLGFQIISGIRRDDGTLPLIQLAPEWEDTFASYQVDADRGLDIALPPDLFNRLADNVSEKLQEASGQGIFPAVVTNTRRRRFLKTMMRAKGLNNPVLSFEEIGVDARPSLVGVVAA, encoded by the coding sequence ATGACGCTGTCCAGATCTGCAATTTTCAGCCCCACAGTTTTGCTCGCAATCGCGCTGATGGGAATCATTGTAATGATGATTTTGCCGATGCCTGCTTGGGTACTCGACATTGGCCTCGCGGCATCTTTCGCGCTGGCAATCCTGATTTTCACGATAACTCTATTCATCGAGCGGCCACTCGACTTTTCATCTTTCCCAACAATCCTTCTCGCGTCGTTGATGTTGCGACTGTCTTTGAATGTGTCATCGACCAAGCTGATCATTGGACAAGGCCACACTGGCACCGGTGCCGCCGGAGATGTAATCGAAGGCTTCGCTCAGTTCGTCATGGGGGGAAGCGTCTTTCTGGGTTTGGTCGTGTTTTGCGTGCTCTTGATTGTGAACTTCATGGTCATAACAAAGGGTGCGACGCGTATGGCCGAAGTCGGCGCACGGTTTGCTTTGGATGGCATGCCCGGAAAGCAACTGGCAATCGACAGTGACATGTCAGCCGGGGCAATCGACCACAACGAAGCTAAGGCGCGCCGCGAATTGGAGCAGGCCGAAACGACGTTCTTTGGATCTCTTGATGGTGCCTCAAAGTTCGTCAAAGGCGATGCAGTTGCTGGCCTGCTGATCACGCTCCTGAACCTGGTTGCAGGATTGGTCATGGGTGTTGCCATACATGGCATGGCTTTAGGCAACGCGTTTGAGACTTATGCCATTCTGACCGTAGGTGACGGCTTGGTATCGCAAATTCCTGCGGTCATTATATCGATTGCGTCAGCTTTGTTGCTAGCGCGTGGCGGTGCGAAAGGCGCAACTGATTTGGCCGTCTTCGGACAACTGGGGCGGCATCCTGCAGCGTTGGTTACAGTTGCGGTGTTGATGGCTCTGCTGGGCCTTTTTCCCGGGCTACCACTGTTGCCCTTTATGGCGGGTGCAATAGGCCTTGGGACCGCTGCATACATGGTCAGGAAAAAGAATTCCGACAGCACGACTGCCGAGATCGACCTCGATGAAGTAACAGAGGCAACACCGGAGAAGTCACTCGGTGATATTCTCGAGCTTGATGACATTCATGTCGAATTTGCACCAGATCTTGTCACAATGGTGCTTGATCCTGGAACGGGCCTCGATGCGCGCATCGCGAACATGAGGGTGCACGTGGCAACCGTCTTCGGCATCATCCTCCCCGAAATCCGGCTTACCGACAATGCTGGTCTGCCAGTCGGCGGATATCTATTGCGCATTCAAGGGGTCGAGCAGGCACGCGGAACAATTCGGCCCAATGACATCCTGGCGCTCGCGCCAGACGCAGTCGAAAACCTGCCTGGCGGAGAAGACACGACAGAACCGGTCTATGGTGCTCCGGCGCGCTGGATCGCCACGCAAGATCAGGAAATGGCCGCACTTGCCGGTGTGACATTGGTCACCCCCACGGAAATCCTAGCGACGCATTTGTTGGAGGTCATCAAACGTAACTTTAGCAGGCTTTTGACACTCAAATCATTGCGGCGGCTGCTCGAAGAGATGAAGTCAGTCACCGATCCCGTCAGGGCGGAAGCAAATCGCAAGATGTTGGATGCCCTTATACCGGACAAGGTGCCCATGGATGTGCTTCATGCCGTCTTGCGCCTGCTGCTGGAAGAACAGGTGTCGATCCGAAATTTGCCCCTCATCCTCGAAGCCGTTTCAGAAGCACGCGCAGTGAATGCACAGCCCGAAGCAATCTGCGAACACGTTCGTCAGCGTCTTGGGTTTCAGATCATTTCCGGTATCCGGCGTGACGACGGGACACTCCCACTCATCCAACTTGCTCCTGAATGGGAGGATACATTTGCGAGCTACCAGGTTGATGCAGATCGCGGCCTCGACATCGCGCTACCACCCGACCTCTTCAATCGACTGGCAGACAACGTGTCGGAGAAGCTACAGGAGGCAAGCGGTCAAGGTATCTTTCCGGCCGTGGTGACCAATACGCGCAGGCGCCGCTTTTTGAAAACAATGATGCGCGCAAAGGGCCTGAACAACCCGGTTCTCTCCTTCGAAGAGATTGGCGTCGACGCCCGTCCATCACTGGTCGGCGTCGTTGCAGCATGA
- the motA gene encoding flagellar motor stator protein MotA: MIGIIGIVTIFVMVFGGYLAAGGKMGIILKSLPFEMTMIIGAAVGAFLISNSMAEIKHTIKDLGKVFKGPRWAHEDYRDLLCLLFELIRLARQNPVAIEEHIEDPENSSIFSRYPKIVADQEATALICDTMRSASMNYDDPHQVEEVLEKRMETNMHHALHSSHALQTVADGLPALGIVAAVLGVIKTMASIDQPPEILGKLIGGALVGTFLGVFLAYGLVGPFAAKVKAVVEEDGHFYQLIREVLVANLHNHATNICIEVGRQNTPSHCRPSFSDLEEALKSVKQNAA; encoded by the coding sequence GTGATTGGAATCATTGGCATTGTGACCATTTTCGTAATGGTATTCGGCGGATACCTGGCCGCTGGCGGCAAAATGGGGATCATCCTAAAGTCTCTTCCATTTGAGATGACGATGATCATTGGCGCAGCTGTCGGCGCCTTCTTGATCAGCAACTCGATGGCGGAGATCAAGCACACGATAAAAGATCTAGGTAAGGTCTTCAAAGGACCTAGATGGGCACATGAAGATTATCGAGACCTGCTGTGCTTGCTGTTTGAACTCATCCGGCTGGCACGGCAAAACCCGGTCGCAATCGAGGAACATATCGAAGATCCGGAAAATTCCTCAATATTTTCGCGTTACCCCAAGATCGTTGCGGATCAAGAGGCGACAGCCCTGATCTGCGACACAATGCGTTCCGCATCGATGAACTATGATGACCCGCATCAGGTTGAGGAAGTTCTCGAAAAGCGCATGGAAACAAACATGCATCACGCGTTGCATTCGAGCCATGCGTTGCAAACCGTCGCGGACGGCTTGCCGGCCCTTGGTATCGTCGCCGCGGTCTTGGGCGTCATCAAGACCATGGCATCTATTGATCAACCGCCAGAAATCCTGGGTAAACTGATCGGCGGCGCGCTTGTCGGTACCTTCTTAGGTGTCTTTCTTGCTTACGGTCTGGTTGGTCCTTTTGCGGCCAAAGTAAAAGCCGTCGTGGAGGAAGACGGCCATTTCTACCAACTCATCCGAGAAGTACTCGTGGCAAATCTGCATAATCATGCAACCAACATCTGCATCGAGGTTGGCCGCCAGAACACGCCATCCCATTGTCGCCCCTCCTTCTCAGACTTGGAAGAGGCACTGAAATCAGTAAAGCAAAACGCAGCATGA
- a CDS encoding MotE family protein translates to MKRRRSGGVANRGSIAFLVALLIASAAVRIGTSANSALAEVDLANGFALPLSVQPPQAKPKELESGDIKPLLDAIRAREEQVTKRESALAARSKALDVAQTEVERRLAALQTAEERLRGTLAIAQTAAEDDLSRLTTVYENMKPKDASALFEAMEPGFAAGFLGRMDPTVAAKILAGLDPQVAYSISAIVAGRNAKAPKN, encoded by the coding sequence ATGAAGAGACGTCGCTCGGGTGGAGTTGCCAACCGCGGATCAATTGCTTTTCTTGTCGCATTGCTCATTGCATCTGCAGCAGTGCGCATAGGGACAAGCGCGAATTCCGCATTGGCGGAAGTGGACCTCGCAAACGGCTTTGCGCTGCCCCTGAGCGTACAGCCTCCACAGGCCAAACCAAAAGAGCTTGAAAGCGGTGACATTAAGCCGCTGCTTGATGCAATTCGTGCACGGGAAGAACAGGTCACCAAACGGGAAAGTGCGCTCGCAGCGCGAAGTAAAGCACTGGACGTCGCCCAGACGGAAGTCGAACGACGGCTGGCGGCGCTGCAAACAGCTGAAGAACGCCTTCGAGGTACATTGGCGATCGCGCAAACAGCGGCCGAAGACGACTTGTCGCGCCTGACGACAGTTTACGAAAACATGAAGCCCAAGGATGCCTCTGCGTTGTTTGAAGCCATGGAGCCGGGCTTTGCCGCCGGTTTTCTGGGGCGCATGGATCCAACCGTTGCCGCAAAGATCCTGGCGGGCCTCGATCCGCAAGTGGCTTATTCGATTAGCGCGATTGTCGCGGGGAGGAATGCCAAAGCCCCTAAAAACTGA
- a CDS encoding flagellar basal body-associated FliL family protein: MTNAAVETPEEAQKSSKLPLILGVVALLLGAGGGFFATFSGMVLAPESAEGPTERGADSPELPDVSFVALEPMVVSLAPSSQGQHLRFRAQLEVPSQYVTDVEAILPRVVDVLNGYLRALETKDIESPAALTRLRAQMLRRVEIVTGAGRVNDLLIMEFVLS; this comes from the coding sequence ATGACGAACGCAGCTGTAGAAACACCGGAAGAGGCGCAGAAGTCCTCAAAGTTACCTTTGATACTTGGGGTTGTGGCCCTGTTGCTTGGTGCGGGGGGCGGCTTCTTTGCGACGTTTTCCGGTATGGTCCTTGCGCCCGAATCGGCGGAAGGCCCGACGGAAAGGGGCGCAGACTCACCCGAGCTTCCTGACGTATCTTTTGTTGCCCTGGAACCGATGGTCGTTTCTTTGGCGCCCAGTTCCCAAGGACAACACTTGCGATTTCGAGCCCAGTTAGAAGTGCCATCCCAATATGTAACCGACGTGGAAGCAATTCTGCCGAGGGTCGTCGATGTTCTGAATGGTTACCTGCGCGCATTGGAAACCAAGGACATCGAAAGCCCTGCTGCGCTTACGCGGTTGCGCGCGCAAATGCTGCGCCGGGTCGAGATTGTGACCGGAGCAGGTCGGGTAAACGACCTTCTCATCATGGAATTCGTTTTGAGCTGA
- the fliF gene encoding flagellar basal-body MS-ring/collar protein FliF translates to MTEAIVQQLLNVWMGLDIKRQITVVVATLAMFLAILAMSRIVTSPTLTLLYAGLENGAAGDVVRALEQRGVPFEVRGGSIFVDSQERDQLRLTLASEGLPANSSQGYELLDSLSGFGTTSQMFDAAYWRAKEGELARTIVSSPHVAMARVHIASTGSNPFQRSVTPTASVSLTANGGELTAQQAKAVRFLVASAVAGLSADDVAVIDSNGAVLGMGDDAAPSTGSDDKSQMLRERVERLLEARVGPGNAVVEVSVDTVTETEEIRERRFDPQERVVISTDTEERTSTSNEAGNGDVTVASNLPDGEGAGGDNSSSQNSETRERINYEVSETERAIVKSAGAIRRVTVAVLVNDAIAAEGADVATTARSPEELEALRELVASAVGYDENRGDVITIKAMELQPILPQGTIAEASVFDGIHLDVMSAIQMAILAVVALILGLFVVKPVLTRSATATEELPALPPSMSGGNFDNTPQIVTEPGDLPQIDIAAAPEMLPDLPALTSGPDGALPVPFSEDPVDRLRSMIGERQEETVEILRSWLEEERA, encoded by the coding sequence ATGACGGAGGCAATTGTGCAGCAATTACTGAATGTCTGGATGGGACTGGATATCAAACGCCAGATAACCGTGGTCGTGGCGACCTTGGCGATGTTCTTGGCGATTCTTGCGATGTCGCGCATTGTGACGTCACCAACACTGACGCTGCTCTACGCGGGGCTGGAAAATGGCGCTGCCGGAGATGTGGTACGGGCGCTTGAGCAGCGCGGCGTCCCGTTTGAGGTGCGCGGTGGTTCAATCTTTGTAGATTCGCAAGAGCGCGACCAACTACGATTGACCCTCGCAAGCGAAGGACTTCCTGCAAACAGCAGCCAAGGATACGAACTTTTAGACAGCCTTTCGGGTTTCGGCACCACATCGCAAATGTTTGACGCTGCATATTGGCGCGCCAAAGAAGGGGAATTGGCGCGGACAATCGTATCCAGCCCTCATGTGGCCATGGCACGTGTTCATATTGCATCGACGGGATCGAACCCGTTTCAACGGAGCGTCACGCCAACGGCATCCGTGTCACTGACAGCGAATGGAGGCGAGCTGACCGCTCAGCAGGCCAAAGCCGTCCGTTTTCTTGTTGCGTCTGCCGTTGCCGGCCTGTCTGCTGATGATGTCGCAGTGATTGACTCGAATGGCGCAGTTCTTGGAATGGGCGATGATGCAGCGCCATCCACTGGTTCAGATGACAAGTCCCAGATGCTGAGAGAGCGTGTCGAACGGCTGCTCGAAGCGCGCGTTGGGCCGGGCAATGCGGTTGTTGAAGTCAGCGTGGACACGGTGACAGAAACCGAAGAGATCCGCGAGCGCCGTTTCGACCCTCAGGAACGTGTTGTGATCAGCACGGATACCGAGGAACGGACCAGCACGTCGAACGAGGCGGGCAATGGGGATGTCACCGTTGCATCCAATCTCCCCGACGGTGAAGGCGCTGGCGGTGACAATTCTTCTTCCCAAAACTCGGAAACACGCGAGCGCATCAATTACGAAGTTTCTGAAACTGAGCGCGCCATTGTGAAGTCGGCCGGGGCAATCCGTCGGGTCACAGTGGCTGTTCTGGTCAATGACGCGATCGCAGCAGAAGGGGCCGATGTCGCAACAACTGCACGGTCGCCGGAAGAGCTTGAAGCGCTGCGTGAATTGGTGGCCTCTGCCGTTGGATATGATGAAAACCGGGGCGACGTGATCACGATAAAGGCAATGGAATTGCAGCCTATCTTGCCCCAAGGCACGATCGCCGAAGCCTCCGTTTTCGATGGAATTCATCTGGATGTAATGTCGGCGATCCAGATGGCTATTCTTGCGGTCGTGGCACTTATTTTGGGCCTGTTTGTGGTTAAGCCTGTGCTGACACGCTCTGCCACAGCAACGGAGGAGCTTCCTGCTCTGCCGCCAAGCATGTCTGGTGGTAACTTTGACAACACTCCACAGATTGTGACGGAACCGGGGGATCTGCCTCAGATCGACATAGCGGCGGCCCCTGAAATGCTGCCGGATCTTCCGGCTCTCACGTCCGGTCCAGATGGCGCATTGCCTGTCCCATTCTCCGAAGATCCGGTTGATCGTCTTCGTTCAATGATTGGTGAACGGCAGGAAGAAACTGTGGAGATTTTGAGGAGTTGGCTTGAAGAGGAGCGCGCCTGA